TCCTGAATTGACAACACACACGATTAACTTACTAGGATACGTTGCGTGGAAAGTGTTAACAAAGAGTTGAGCCTCTTCTTCCCCGACTTCCAACTGTTCGGCTAAACATTTACATCCCATGCCGTAAACAATCCCGTAGCAGATTTGTTTCGCTTTTTGCCTTTCATCGTCTCTGActtcttcttgctttttctttttccaaaccgATACAATGCCGCGGAAAACATCGCCATCGGGTTGGCTAAGAACAGAACAAAGACCTGCGTCTTCGCTCAAATGCGCCAATATTCGAAGTTCCAACTGAGAATAATCCGCCGAAAGCAAGATAGTTCCTATATTTGAAGtacaaactttttaaaaattaacctgCCATCAATGCCCAGTTAAGCAGACAGCAGACAGccatcaaaagatttcatagaaatatgctactcatatgccacctggtggcaacCGAAGAGTAACTTCTAGGTCTTATGGCGGGATTGGTATACATGTTCCAGTCACGATCCGTGAGTGCAACCGTTTCCGTTTCTATTGTAGCATTTTTTgcgtgtcaaaatttgtttagcacaattgagattcttaataataagtaacacagcaagtgacgaataaagttcattttttattattgtcaatctagttcaccgtgtttgcgaaatttagcattaaagCTAAACTGACGCCATAATGAGCTGTAGCTTTTTTCGATCATCTATgagacagtataaaagacttgatgaagCACATTTCGTATGGTAAGTATGTTGGTAAGTATACGCTTAGTCGGGTTGGTGCAGTGGTTCGAGTGACATCAGCTTGCAGCTATCACTTGTGACTCCAAATCACGAACCAAGCACACGGTCATTCCTCCAATAATGTGACCGTACTTAGTGCTCGTTGCATTCGAATCCGTTCGAATCAACGTCctgactttttctttcaggcacgggcatggcctaggTGATAGTTCCCGgcggcgctcaaccgtgattagTCTCAATATTTTTGAACGTCTTCCTAGACACTTTAAGTGTAAATCTTAAGGAAAACTTAGAGTCGTTATTGAATGGTGAACTTGAGTGCAGTCCATTGACAGGTGGTAGGAAATTCATATTGGAGTATGAAATTCATATTGGAATATGAATTTCGCTGGAAATACCAATTGGGTAGTCTAACAGAAGACTGGCATTCTTTATAGAACACTGTCTACAGAGAAAAAGGAGTATAACTACAATTGGAAAAAGTTATTTATAAGAGCTCTtagaaaagcacggaaaagTTTAAGTTAAAACATAGCTAAACACTAAAAAATAATTGCATTTCACGATTAAGATTTAGGTCTGTGTTGGCCGGGCCTTCGCAGGAAATTGACTCCAACGCGCAGCCAAATTTCGTCATGATACTTGACAAGTCACAATTCTGTCGATACTACCCATCTCTTTTCTCCAATTTTGGATGTGAGTTGATTCAGTTGTAACTTTTCACTCACGTCCGGGTTTTTAGTTGATAGAGTAGGGTACATAGCACTCATTGTAAGATCACTTTGAAAAGCACCTAGAAAAGTGGCGTAGCCTACTCCTAATGCTTCCGTTggtatttttttcaatacaaTTTTTGCGTACtagtatattttaaaaactacaCAAAGGGTATTATccataaaagggaaaaacatgACAAGTGCTTCGAATTTGAAAAGGAATGAAGTATTTATGATATTAAAGTTTGAGTTTATCCATTGATATATTCCAATGTTTTTGGCTGTGAGCTGCTTCCATGATTTCTTGATGTTTGCGTTTTTGCTCTTCTTGCCTAATTAATTCTTCTTCACTACGTTGTTTTTGATGAATTTGGGCTAACAGATCCACTTTCGTTTGAAACTGTTTAGTTTTGGTCTCCATCTCTTTCATCTTCATTTGATTGTGGTAGCCCTCGAGCGAGCGAATAAGTTCCTCCCGATCAAGTATAAGTCGCTCCCTTTCTTGTCGTGCTACAAGTAGTCTCTCGTCAatctaaaagaatttgaacTATGTAGAACAAGCGGTTTAAATTATTCATATAAAGACAGGTGCCTTGCCTGTTTTTTCTGGATCGTTATCACGTCTTCCATTAACTTTTTGCGAGCTAATCTTTCAACTTCCCACTctgattctcttttttcccaCAGTTTTTTTGCCTCTTCCCTATCAAAAGAGATGCgttaaaattcatttcttcacTTAAAAGGAAAGGAAGCATGAATTACTGGAACAAAAACTCGCTCTGCTGCAAACGTTCTTTCTCAATTTGACGATGGTTTTCAACGAGTTCTAAAAATCGCATTATATCCTGacgtgttttttctttttgttgtgcaCGATCACTTTCAGCAAGTTTTTCCACGAAACTCATTTCTCTTTCCAGATCAGCGGTCACTTCTTTCGAACGTTGCCTCAGTTTTGCCAAATGTTGTTTGGTCAAAAATTCTCTAAAAATACGCATTGTTTTATCAAAAACAATTGatacagaaaaaataaaagcattgtacccattttgttttctttttgctctttcttcttcttttatctgtatttcttctttgatagCCTCCAACCCTGCAGCTTCTGCCATCAATCTCTCCTGTTCTCGTCGTTTTTCATTCGCATCAAAGTCCATTGCCCTATGAGTAGAACATCATaacatgaaaatgaagaagtaCAAAAATATCCTATATACCTCAATTGTTCAACTTGAGCATCCAAATCTTTTTTCCACTgctgtttcttttccaattCCATCTGTCGTTCAAGTTCattccttctcttttcttcttgaacCAAGCGTTCCATTTGTGCAgcctcccttttcttttcttccattaACCTAGCTTTCTCCTCTTCTTTCTGTTGTAGCTGTATCGTCCACATttctttctgttgttgttttttcaattcagATTCAAACACTCTGAAAGAATCATTGGTAGATTTCCACTTTTCGTGCTCCTTGTTTTCTAAGAATTCACTCAGTTTTGCACTTTTAGAGTGCCGAAAATGTtgtactttttctttcatacattcccatttttgcttttcttcttctttttgaattcttttcaTTGCCTCTTCTTCCTTTAATCTATCTGCTTGATATAactttttaagttttattCTTCGAGTTTCCACATCTATTTCTGTTTCACGGAGTTTGGACTGACGATGGCTCAACTGTGCACTTCTTGGGGATGTCCAATCGTCAAACTTCTCGGTTTGTATGttacaattttgaaaatactTGTCGTTTGATCGAGCTGTCTCGGTTCGGCAAGTTTCAGCTTCACGTTTACGAAtgatttcattattttctaaTCGCATGATGGTTCGATTGATACAATATGGTAtcaacaaaacgaaaaagacaTGGTCGatgagaaaaaaggaaaaccaaccacCTGAAGCGATAAAAACAGGGGTACGCAAACATGAGAACCTACGGAAATGCTTGTGTGCATTTGAATTAACGCAAATTTTACATTTACTCATTTAGTTCGGCTAGTTCTCCATTCCCTTATCGAGATTTTAAAACTCTACAGATCCGTATCTGTCCTTTTGAACAGATGACTAACGAAGGCAGGTTTACTTTCCATCGTAATTAATCAGACCGTGTTCGATTCACGCCACCTACCGATTAGCGTGCTTTTCATGCCTGGAATTTGGCACATAGCATTTGACTCGTAGCAAACGTCATTTCGGCACTGCATTTTCAACTTCTCTTTTGGAACCAGGATAATTAAAGTTTTTAGCGTTTTGAGCTTTTAATCTAAACCGTTCCTACTACTATTCTTGTATAACATTTACCAATTGTAATGAAAACAATGAGTGATGCAAAACTAAGTTTATTCGATGTTGTCAGAAAAAGGTAAGGTATAGCTACACAATGGAAAGGCGTACAACTTGTTATGTGATCAATCACGAAGAAAGGAGCCAGTCTTAAAACGTGAGGCCCACCGAGTTGCTGGATTCGGATCTTGATCGGTTctgagaaacaaaagaaaaacgggtaAACAGTTTTCCATCTCATTATCcacggttgagcgccgtcGGGAACTTCCCCCTAGGCcctgcccgtgctcctttttggtccgtagaccgaggcggaagttagttcctcaAATTACACTACACCAATTAAAATACGATGGCCGCTTAGGCCTGTTGTTAAGTCCGTTGGAGTGATATCTACATGCTCGACGCGATACTATCACGACGGGCCACACGTACAATCCGTCTGCTCGTTGAGCGGCTCTTACCATCCGTTGACTTAACTGGTTTACTTACCTTTGGTAAAAAGCCGATTGAGTTAAGACGATACGTGTGTGCACTGGGATCAGTGTTTAACCTATTAGCATTGACCCAAAGGCAATCCCTAGGCCAATGTCGCATGTAGCCTACACTCATGTCCTTGTTGGTCCACCTATATCACCACGAGTCAAAAGGCAGGCCTAAAAATGCTCAAAAGAATTAGGGCCGTTTAGGCCTTCGTTGGGGAGTGATAGACGTACATGCTCGTCCCGATATTATCAAGACCGGCCACCGTAGCGCCATACCCATTAAACGGCCGTTACCATTGACTTGCCAattgccttttttgttttgtttttgggtaACAGCCGGCTGGTGTATGAACGATACTAGTGTGCACTGGGACAGTGTTTAACCTTTCTACTTTTTTATTACCATGTAGACTTCGGTAATATCGCATGTACGTCATCACTCCCATTATCCCCCTGCAAAATGAACATTTGGAATTAGCAACGTAATCGTAATACCGTTTACAGACTCGTGAATCCCCGGGATCTCTTCTCTGCAACTCGAACTGTTCTTCTATAGGAGCCGGTCCGACTCCTATATTAAAGGAAACTGACACGCGTGATTCCAATAATGTTTGGGAACTTACGGCGTCCGCCACCAGGGGGGCGACGAAAGGTATTGGCTCTCTTTCATGATATTCAAGTTGAATTAATCGTTAATGGCCATCAAAGT
This sequence is a window from Daphnia magna isolate NIES linkage group LG7, ASM2063170v1.1, whole genome shotgun sequence. Protein-coding genes within it:
- the LOC123474622 gene encoding DNA polymerase theta-like: MAVCCLLNWALMLELRILAHLSEDAGLCSVLSQPDGDVFRGIVSVWKKKKQEEVRDDERQKAKQICYGIVYGMGCKCLAEQLEVGEEEAQLFVNTFHATYPSIQSFITNTVNQCRTNGFDDVDA
- the LOC123474609 gene encoding trichoplein keratin filament-binding protein-like encodes the protein MSKCKICVNSNAHKHFRRFSCLRTPVFIASGGWFSFFLIDHVFFVLLIPYCINRTIMRLENNEIIRKREAETCRTETARSNDKYFQNCNIQTEKFDDWTSPRSAQLSHRQSKLRETEIDVETRRIKLKKLYQADRLKEEEAMKRIQKEEEKQKWECMKEKVQHFRHSKSAKLSEFLENKEHEKWKSTNDSFRVFESELKKQQQKEMWTIQLQQKEEEKARLMEEKKREAAQMERLVQEEKRRNELERQMELEKKQQWKKDLDAQVEQLRAMDFDANEKRREQERLMAEAAGLEAIKEEIQIKEEERAKRKQNGEFLTKQHLAKLRQRSKEVTADLEREMSFVEKLAESDRAQQKEKTRQDIMRFLELVENHRQIEKERLQQSEFLFQEEAKKLWEKRESEWEVERLARKKLMEDVITIQKKQIDERLLVARQERERLILDREELIRSLEGYHNQMKMKEMETKTKQFQTKVDLLAQIHQKQRSEEELIRQEEQKRKHQEIMEAAHSQKHWNISMDKLKL